The DNA region GATAAAAATGCAGTATCGCTTGGATAAAAAAACGGGGAATAAGCTGTCCGTATTGGGGTTCGGCAGCCTCCGGTTTCCAAAAAAATTCGGGACCACGGACTTGCAAAAGACGGAGCCCCTGGTGATGCGCGCCATTGAGGGGGGGGTGAATTATTTTGACGCCGGGTACTTTTACTTCGGCAGCGAGGAAGTGCTGGGGACCATATTTGAAAGAAACAAGATACGGGAAAAAGTCCACTTCGCCACCAAGATGCCCCTGGTCTTGGTCCGGGGTCCCGAGGATTTTGACAAATTCTTTAACAAGCAATTGGAACGGATACGATCGAATTATATTGATTACTACCTGATCCACATGCTCCCGGATATTGAATCCTGGAAAAACCTCTGCAAGTGGGGGATTGAGGACTGGATACGGGAAAAGAAGCGGCAAGGCGCCATCCGGTCCATGGGCTTTTCCTTCCACGGCCGACAGAATGAATTCCTTTCCCTCATCGATGCCTATGACTGGGATTTCTGCCAGATCCAGTACAACTACTCGGATGAAAATTTTCAGGCCGGGGTTACGGGCCTGAAAAAAGCCTCCGCAAAGGGCATGCCGGTGATGATCATGGAGCCCCTTTTGGGGGGCAAGCTGGTAGGCGGCCTTTCCCCCAAGGCGGTGGATATATTCAAACAGGCAAACCCCGACTGGTCCCCCGCGGGCTGGGGCTTCCGCTGGCTCTGGAACCAGAAAGAGGTGACTGTCACCCTTTCCGGCATGACCGATATTTCTCAGATTGAAGAAAATCTTAAGGCTGCGGATACCGCTGCGCCGGGTTTGCTCAGCCAGGCGGATATGGAGGTCTATGGCCGGGTGCAGGAAGAATTCAAATCCGCCTACAAGGTGCTCTGTACGGGCTGTAACTACTGTATGCCCTGTCCGCAGCAGGTAAACATACCCGCCTGTTTCGCCGCCTACAATATTTCCTACACCATGGGCCGGCTGACAGGGATACAAAACTATATTTTTAGCAATGTTCTGGTGGACTCAAAAGAATTCGGCGGCGCCGGACTCTGCATAAAGTGCGGGGCCTGCGAAAAAAAGTGCTCCCAGAATATCCCCATCATCAAAACCTTACAGGCGGTGCGGAAACGGCTGGAGCCGCCCTGGGTTAAGTGGCCTATGCTCTTTTTTGGTGGGCTTTTCAAGAAATTCGGCGGGCGGAAGGCCTGAATGATCGGAGCGAAAACATGACCTATTTAACGGGCTTTCACGCCATAGAAGAACGCATCAAGTCCGGGGGCGGCGCCGGGCCGCTTCTGGTGGCAAAGGCCGGGCCCCGGGCCCGGGAAATCGTGGATCTGGCGGTGGATCGCAAAATACAAGTGAACCGGGTGGGTACCCACGAACTGGATCGCCTGGCCCCGGACCACCGGGGCATCGCCCTGTATACCGAAGATGTCGGCGCCGGGAACGAGGCCTCCCTGGAGGGGTTCCTCACCGGGCTGGGGGAACAGAAAGACGCCCTGGTGGTGGTGCTGGACGAAATCACCGACCCCCACAACTACGGGGCCATACTCCGTTCCTGCGACCAATTCGGCGCGGACCTGGTAATCACCCGGCATAGGCGTATCGCCAAACACGCCGAAACCGTGGCCCAAACTTCTGCCGGGGCGGTTTCCTGGGTACCGGTGGCGGAAACTCCCAACCTGCCCAGGGCTGTGGAACAACTTAAAGAGGCAGATTTCTGGGTCTACGGCGCCGATATGACCGGGGAAGCGGTTTGGGAACGGGACCTCCGGGGCCGGGTGGCGATCATCCTGGGCGGGGAGGGGACCGGCATCTCCCGGCTCCTCCGGGAAAACTGCGACGCCATGGTGGCCATACCCTCCAAGGGCCGGATAGACTCCCTCAATGTTTCCGTAGCCGCAGGGGTTCTGTTCTATGAACTAACCCGGCAGCGGGCAAAAAAATAGTTTGGATTCCTGAAAAGGCCCAGTGATACAGCCCATTGGATACTTTTTATTTTTCGTAGTATATTAGATATAAGGGGGATGTATGAAACGGTTAATTCTATTTATCGTCCTGGGACTGTCGGTGACAAGTTTTATGGCTGCCCAGTCCCTAAAGGGCAAGACCGCCTATGTGACCGCCAGAAAACTGGAATTAAAAAGTTCCACCGCCTTTTTCGCGGATGTTTTAGGCGCCCTGTCCTACGGGGATCAGGTCACGGTCCAGGATGAATATCAAAAATGGGCCAAAGTGCAGACCACCGATAAGCCAAGCCTGAACGGTTGGGTTGCCTCCTCCAGCTTAACCACGAAACGGATTATCGCCTCAGATGGTACCTCCGCTTCGGCCAGCGAAATAGCCCTGGCAGGAAAAGGGTTTAATCAGGAAGTCGAAAACGCGTACCGACAGTCAGAAAAATTAAACTACGATGCTATTGACGCTATGGAAGCCTCGGGTGTACCGAATAGGCAGTTGTATAATTTCCTTTTGGAAGGCCACCTGGCCCGGGGGGAATAGGGCGATGAAAATTCAAATTAAACGGGCGCCGGTCCTCTGCATGATCCCGACCTTTGCCCTTGTGCTTTTTTCATGCGCAGGTATGGCCAGGGCCATTGGAGAAAGCGCCGATGAGATGGGGGAGTCCAGGGGGGCCAATGCATTGTCCCAGTCCGCCCATTCAATCGAAAAAGCCTTGGAAACAATTACCCCGGATCAGAAGTACTATATAGGACGGGCAGCCGGGGCGAATATCCTTTCCAATTATCCGATTTATACTGAAAACCCCGATTTGGTTCTCTACTTGAACGAGATTGCCACAGCCATCATCATTAATTCATCCTCCCCTTCGTCTTCGCTATTAAAACCGGAATTGTTCTCAGAGCCGGTCAACGGGTACCATGTGGCGATCCTGAACAGCCCGGAAATTAACGCCTTTTCTACCTCCGGGGGCCATATTTTTGTAACCCGGGGGCTTCTGGAATGTGCGGCCTCTGAGGATACCCTGGCGGCGGTTATTGCCCATGAAATAGCCCACATTCAGTTGCAGCATGGCATTAGGGCTATTAAGTCCAGCAGAGTAATAAACGCCATCACCACAACCGGGTCTTCAGCTGCGGGTTTTGCCCTGTCTGAGCTTACGGAGATCCTTAATGAGGCCGCAACGGACATTGTTTCCGCCATGAATAACGGTTATGCCCAGGAACAAGAATTCGCCGCAGACAACCAAGCCTTAAAACTCCTGGCAGACGCCGGGTATGAGCCTTCAAGCCTAACCATCATGCTGCAATCCCTGAAAACGAATCAGCCCAGTCATCCCGGCGGGTTCAATCAGACCCACCCCAGCCCGGAGGAACGGATCGCCAAGCTTAACAGGCCTTTACAGCAGTACTCGGTGCAGGATACCCGATCCTACCGGAACGCCCGGTATAGCGCTATCCAATAGCCAAGGGGGGGCTGAAAGTGCCGGAGATTGAAAAATTAAAATAAGGGCTTTTTTTAAAAAAATATCCACACCAATAATTATTGTTTCGGTTTTTTTAGTATTAACCTTGGGCTATTTTTCCGGCATCTTTGACTTTCTTGAATTGAAAACCTATGACTTCCGGGTCCGGCTTTTTGCTTCTTCAAAAACTACCTCCGATGATATTTACGTGGTGCTTCTGGATCAGCCCAGCATTGACTGGGCGGCCCAGGAACGGGGCTGGTCCTGGCCCTGGCCGCGGCAAGCCTATGCGGAAATGATCAACTATATGAATATCGCCGGGGCCTCTGCGGTAGCCTTTGATGTTATCTTTTCTGAGCCATCGGTATACGGGTCGGAGGACGATGCGGCCTTCATCAATGCGGACCGGGACTTTGGACGGACCGCACATACCGTTTTTTTCAGCTCCCGGTGGGGCAGCACCAAATCCTGGCCTCCTGAATTGAACACCAAGACCTTTAATCTCACCAACTTTGATTCCGTTATTTCTGGCTACAATCTGTTAAATTCCGTGGAAAATGCGGAGAAAAAAACTATCGGCGCCCAATTCCCCATACCAGGGCTGCTGACTACCGCAGGAAGCATCGGCAATGTAACAAGCCTCATTGAATCCGACGGAATTGTTCGGCGGGCCCGGCTTTTTACCCTCTTTGACGGGAAAGCGGTACCGGGGCTTTCCGCAGCATCCCTGTTAGTAGCCGGAAGTGATACGGATATCAGCTATGACCAGAAGGATCGCAGCATCCGTTGGGGGGAATATACCATTCCGGCAGGAAAAAACGGCGGCAGCCTTCTCCGGTTCAAAGGCGGGGACCTGGATAAATATTGGCCCTATTCGGCCAGTAAAATACTCCAGAGCGCCGAGGCTTATGCCAGGGGAGAAGAACCGGTATTGCCCCCGGAAGAATTTACCGGGAAGTTTGTTTTTTTTGGCCTTTATGCGGCGGGGCTCTTCGACATTTGCACCACCCCTATCAGCTCGACCTATCCCGGCATGGGCGTCCATATCACCATGCTGGATAATATCCTCAAAAATGATTTTATCCGCGAAAGCCCTTCTAGCCTGGCGCCCCTGATGAGTTTTCTCGCCATAGCCATCATGGTTATCCTGGTTCTGTATAGTTCCCACATTACCATTACTGTTGCCGGCAGCGTTGCTTTGATCGCCATCATTACCGGCATAGGTTTCCTTGCCTATTACCTGGGCTATTGGATCACCATAGTATTTCCCCTGTCGGGAGCGATCTTCGCATTCCTGGCAGCCTCTATTTATAAGTATGCCACCGAAGGCAGCCAAAAGCGCTTTATAAAATCTGCCTTCTCCCGCTACCTTTCCCCTTCAGTGATCGAACAGATCATTGTTGATCCTTCAAAACTTAACCTGGGGGGCGAAAAACGGGAAATGACCGCCATCTTTACGGACATTCAGCGTTTTTCTTCCATTTCCGAGGCCCTCCAGAATGAATACGCCGACGAAGGCCCCAAGGTACTGGTTGACCTCCTTAACCTCTACCTTACGGAGATGAGTAATATCGTCCTTGATAATGGAGGCACCATCGACAAATTCGAAGGGGACGCCATCATTG from Treponema primitia ZAS-2 includes:
- a CDS encoding aldo/keto reductase encodes the protein MQYRLDKKTGNKLSVLGFGSLRFPKKFGTTDLQKTEPLVMRAIEGGVNYFDAGYFYFGSEEVLGTIFERNKIREKVHFATKMPLVLVRGPEDFDKFFNKQLERIRSNYIDYYLIHMLPDIESWKNLCKWGIEDWIREKKRQGAIRSMGFSFHGRQNEFLSLIDAYDWDFCQIQYNYSDENFQAGVTGLKKASAKGMPVMIMEPLLGGKLVGGLSPKAVDIFKQANPDWSPAGWGFRWLWNQKEVTVTLSGMTDISQIEENLKAADTAAPGLLSQADMEVYGRVQEEFKSAYKVLCTGCNYCMPCPQQVNIPACFAAYNISYTMGRLTGIQNYIFSNVLVDSKEFGGAGLCIKCGACEKKCSQNIPIIKTLQAVRKRLEPPWVKWPMLFFGGLFKKFGGRKA
- the rlmB gene encoding 23S rRNA (guanosine(2251)-2'-O)-methyltransferase RlmB, which translates into the protein MTYLTGFHAIEERIKSGGGAGPLLVAKAGPRAREIVDLAVDRKIQVNRVGTHELDRLAPDHRGIALYTEDVGAGNEASLEGFLTGLGEQKDALVVVLDEITDPHNYGAILRSCDQFGADLVITRHRRIAKHAETVAQTSAGAVSWVPVAETPNLPRAVEQLKEADFWVYGADMTGEAVWERDLRGRVAIILGGEGTGISRLLRENCDAMVAIPSKGRIDSLNVSVAAGVLFYELTRQRAKK
- a CDS encoding SH3 domain-containing protein, coding for MKRLILFIVLGLSVTSFMAAQSLKGKTAYVTARKLELKSSTAFFADVLGALSYGDQVTVQDEYQKWAKVQTTDKPSLNGWVASSSLTTKRIIASDGTSASASEIALAGKGFNQEVENAYRQSEKLNYDAIDAMEASGVPNRQLYNFLLEGHLARGE
- a CDS encoding M48 family metallopeptidase, with product MKIQIKRAPVLCMIPTFALVLFSCAGMARAIGESADEMGESRGANALSQSAHSIEKALETITPDQKYYIGRAAGANILSNYPIYTENPDLVLYLNEIATAIIINSSSPSSSLLKPELFSEPVNGYHVAILNSPEINAFSTSGGHIFVTRGLLECAASEDTLAAVIAHEIAHIQLQHGIRAIKSSRVINAITTTGSSAAGFALSELTEILNEAATDIVSAMNNGYAQEQEFAADNQALKLLADAGYEPSSLTIMLQSLKTNQPSHPGGFNQTHPSPEERIAKLNRPLQQYSVQDTRSYRNARYSAIQ
- a CDS encoding CHASE2 domain-containing protein produces the protein MVSVFLVLTLGYFSGIFDFLELKTYDFRVRLFASSKTTSDDIYVVLLDQPSIDWAAQERGWSWPWPRQAYAEMINYMNIAGASAVAFDVIFSEPSVYGSEDDAAFINADRDFGRTAHTVFFSSRWGSTKSWPPELNTKTFNLTNFDSVISGYNLLNSVENAEKKTIGAQFPIPGLLTTAGSIGNVTSLIESDGIVRRARLFTLFDGKAVPGLSAASLLVAGSDTDISYDQKDRSIRWGEYTIPAGKNGGSLLRFKGGDLDKYWPYSASKILQSAEAYARGEEPVLPPEEFTGKFVFFGLYAAGLFDICTTPISSTYPGMGVHITMLDNILKNDFIRESPSSLAPLMSFLAIAIMVILVLYSSHITITVAGSVALIAIITGIGFLAYYLGYWITIVFPLSGAIFAFLAASIYKYATEGSQKRFIKSAFSRYLSPSVIEQIIVDPSKLNLGGEKREMTAIFTDIQRFSSISEALQNEYADEGPKVLVDLLNLYLTEMSNIVLDNGGTIDKFEGDAIIAFFGAPIWTDQHAILACRSAIRMKKRELELREDIMKSEGAFYTALSKLIADKVIRPERPLYTRIGINTGDMVVGNMGTPNKMDYTIMGNAVNLAARLEGVNKQYDTSGILISEYTRAKIGDAFALRGLSRVRVVGVNTPLRLYEILDLREDAAPAMLDMLGFWEKAFDAYERQDFTGALDLFKSIYRENDQDRVAKLYLDRCEKYASTPPSPEKWDNGVDNLTEK